In one Castor canadensis chromosome 15, mCasCan1.hap1v2, whole genome shotgun sequence genomic region, the following are encoded:
- the Got2 gene encoding aspartate aminotransferase, mitochondrial, with product MALLHSGRVLSGLATAFHPGLAAVASARASSWWAHVEMGPPDPILGVTEAYKRDTNSKKMNLGVGAYRDDNGKPYVLPSVRKAEAQIAAKNLDKEYLPIGGLAEFCKASAELALGENSEVLKSGRFVTVQTISGTGALRIGASFLQRFFKFSRDVYLPKPSWGNHTPIFRDAGMQLQSYRYYDPKTCGFDFTGAIEDISKIPEQSVLLLHACAHNPTGVDPRPEQWKEMATVVKKKNLFAFFDMAYQGFASGDGNKDAWAVRHFIDQGINVCLCQSYAKNMGLYGERVGAFTVICKDAEEAKRVESQLKILIRPMYSNPPLNGARIASTILTSPDLRKQWLEEVKGMADRIISMRTQLVSNLKKEGSSHNWQHITDQIGMFCFTGLKPEQVERLTKEFSIYMTKDGRISVAGVTSANVGYLAQAIHQVTK from the exons ATGGCCCTGCTGCACTCCGGCCGCGTCCTCTCCGGACTGGCCACCGCTTTCCACCCGGGCCTTGCCGCCGTAGCCTCTGCCAGAGCCAG CTCCTGGTGGGCGCATGTGGAAATGGGACCCCCAGATCCTATCCTGGGAGTCACTGAAGCCTACAAGAGAGACACCAACAGTAAAAAGATGAACCTGGGAGTTGGTGCCTACCGGGATGATAATGGAAAGCCTTACGTGCTCCCTAGCGTCCGGAAG GCAGAGGCTCAGATTGCTGCAAAAAATTTGGACAAGGAGTACCTGCCCATTGGGGGACTGGCTGAATTTTGTAAGGCATCTGCAGAGCTGGCCCTGGGCGAAAACAGCGAGGTGTTGAAGAGTGGCCGG TTTGTCACTGTGCAGACCATTTCTGGAACTGGGGCCTTAAGAATCGGAGCCAGTTTTCTG CAAAGATTTTTTAAGTTCAGCCGAGATGTGTATCTCCCCAAACCATCCTGGGGAAATCACACTCCCATCTTCAGGGATGCTGGCATGCAGCTACAAAGTTACCGATACTACGACCCCAAGACTTGTGGTTTTGACTTCACAGGCGCCATAGAGGACATCTCA AAAATTCCAGAGCAGAGTGTCCTCCTCCTGCATGCCTGTGCTCACAACCCCACGGGAGTGGACCCTCGTCCTGAGCAGTGGAAGGAAATGGCAACAGTGGTAAAG AAAAAGAATCTCTTTGCATTCTTTGACATGGCCTATCAAGGATTCGCCAGCGGTGATGGTAACAAGGATGCCTGGGCTGTGCGTCACTTCATTGACCAGGGCATTAATGTTTGTCTGTGCCAGTCATACGCCAAAAATATGGGCTTATACG GTGAGCGTGTGGGAGCTTTCACTGTGATCTGCAAAGATGCAGAGGAAGCCAAAAGGGTGGAGTCCCAATTGAAGATCTTGATCCGTCCCATGTATTCCAACCCTCCTCTCAATGGAGCCCGGATTGCCTCTACCATTCTGACATCCCCAGATTTACGAAAGCAATG GTTGGAAGAAGTGAAAGGCATGGCAGACCGTATTATTAGCATGCGCACTCAGCTGGTCTCCAACCTCAAGAAGGAGGGCTCCTCCCATAACTGGCAACACATCACCGACCAGATCGGCATGTTTTGTTTCACAGGCTTAAAGCCTGAGCAG GTGGAGCGGCTGACCAAGGAGTTCTCCATCTATATGACAAAGGATGGCCGCATCTCTGTGGCAGGGGTCACCTCCGCCAATGTGGGCTACCTTGCCCAAGCCATTCACCAGGTCACCAAGTAA